The genomic region GTTCGGCCACCCCCATGATCCACTCCTCGGTGGCGGCGGGGCCGTAGGGCTGGCCGGTGCGGGCGTAGGGGACCCCGAAGCGTTCCTCCATCAGGTCCCCCAGCTTCTGCCCCCAGTCGTAACACCAGGAGGCGTTGATCTCGGCCGAGGATGCCCGCCGGATCTCCTCCACGGTGCAGCCGCCGCAGAGCACTCCGTTGATCCGGGCCCCGATCCCCTTCACCAGGCGTTGGATCTCGTCCAGGTCCTGGGTCCACTCGGTGTAGGTGGGCCCCTCGCGGGCGCCGATGATGTTCACCGTGCCCTTCATCACCTCGGTGCGCGGCTCCATGAGGTCCATCAGCGCCCGGAAGGCGTCCTCGTAACCGCTGCGGAAGTCTCCGCCGAAGCCCTCGCTGCGCAGGGCCAGGACTCGGGCCTGCACCTGGAAGGCAGCCGTCTCGGCGACGGTCTCTACGTCGTCGCCCACGATGCCGGAGCAGCAGCAGGAGAGGATGACGATCAGGTCTGGGTGGTAGCGCTGGTCGGCCTCCTTGACCGCCTCCAGGAGCTTGCCCTCGCCCCCGTAGATCACGTCGGCCTCGTCCTGGGCGGTGCAGGTAGTGGGCTCGAGGGGGACGCCGCGGTACTCGCAGCCGCGCATCTTGTAGGAGCTGGCCACGGAGTAGGTGCAGCCCTTGGGGCCGTGGATGACGGGAGCCATGTGGCGGATGCCGTTGAGGACCTGGAAGGCGGTCCAGAACTTACAGGGAGGCGCGTGGGAGGCCTGCAGCTTGGGGACCATCTCGCCGCTCTCGACCTTGTCCACCAGTTGGGCCAGGGTGCCGTGGAAGGCGATTCGGCTCGGGTCCATCGTCACCTCCGTGCGGTCGGGTGCGGGATCGGCGGGTGGGATGGGGCAGTGGCACGGTACCAGGATAGACCGGGGTGCGCGGAAGCGCAACGGAGGCCGACGGCGGGCAGCCGCACGCGCCGGCGGCCAGCGTGTTGGCCGCGACGGCAGGTCACGGACTGCCTTTCACGGAGCGCGAGGACCCCACGCCCACCGCTGCCTCCGAGCCTGCCCGGCATCAGCAGCGCACCCGCAAGCGGGTGCGCGGTGCGGAGGTGAGGGCTCTCCCCGGGGAAGACCCCTGCAGACGGACGGGTTGGGCTGGCCGCTGCGGCCTTACGCGGCTTGCATCGGCCAGCCTGGCGCACAGAACGGCTACCGCGGAACCGGTAGCTGCCGGTGATCGGTCACTTCAATATCCAGGGCGATGATGTTGACGTCCGTCGCCAAGTCGAACACGCTCACGCAATGCCCGGTCTCACCGGGGTTGACATCTTCACAACTGAATTCAAGCTCTTCGAACCTGCGTCCGGTGTCGTCCACACCCTGCACGTTGTAGGAACTGAGAGACGCTTGCTCGTTGCCGCAGTTGGTGATATCGAAGCTGACCACTACCAGCTTGCTATCATCGCTGCTGGGCGCGAGGTCTTTCTCTCCACCCCAGAACCCCGGGAAGGCCACCTCTGTCTCCTCGGTGAACTCTTCCGCCGCCAGGATCTCTATGCCCAGCTGGCCCACGCGAGCCGCCGCCGGAACGGAGAGCAGGCTGCTCGTCAACGGGACGGCGGTGTCAATGTCAATGGTGACCGGCACCTTGAGCAGATACTGCTGACCATCGATCTCTACGGTGACGGCGGCGACGCTCTCGATGGTGTCAGTGATGCCCACCTGGGCACCACCGTCAGTGAAGACGAGTTCGACGATGTCGGAGGCGGTTCCCTGGGCTAGGGCGATCGCGGGAACGAGCAGCAGCATGGCGAGCACGGTCAGGATCGCGGCGCGGCGCATGAGT from Anaerolineae bacterium harbors:
- a CDS encoding nitrogenase associated protein, which encodes MDPSRIAFHGTLAQLVDKVESGEMVPKLQASHAPPCKFWTAFQVLNGIRHMAPVIHGPKGCTYSVASSYKMRGCEYRGVPLEPTTCTAQDEADVIYGGEGKLLEAVKEADQRYHPDLIVILSCCCSGIVGDDVETVAETAAFQVQARVLALRSEGFGGDFRSGYEDAFRALMDLMEPRTEVMKGTVNIIGAREGPTYTEWTQDLDEIQRLVKGIGARINGVLCGGCTVEEIRRASSAEINASWCYDWGQKLGDLMEERFGVPYARTGQPYGPAATEEWIMGVAEPLGLERQARQFIAEESAAVADEVRTLQRCFQGKTTLIEISEFPGPIRALSLARMAEEFGAHPVVINLHPYTVKERLPSLKFLLSRGENPEVILTHGIFALGSFNASASTQEDVAMIASQYDNALYVGSPLRQPGVPQLNMTTMTGYPQYGYRGIRNMARLAESGLEHAARPRSRLFKRVLYGD